One genomic region from Erythrobacter mangrovi encodes:
- a CDS encoding competence/damage-inducible protein A, whose protein sequence is MSERIYTAGLVVIGDEILSGRTHDKNIAQVASWLQVQGIRLAEVRVVPDVVERIVEAVNALREQNDYLFTTGGIGPTHDDITVDAVAEALGVGVMVHPEARAMLERYYGGRGLELTEARLRMARVPEGADLIPNRMSGAPGIKIGNLHLMAGVPHITAGMLDALTGTLEGGAPLLTETIGCWTPESEVADILRQVEKAHESCQIGSYPFFREGRVGANFVVRSTDADELKSCVDSLCDGLATAGFDFTPGGI, encoded by the coding sequence ATGAGCGAACGCATCTATACCGCCGGGCTCGTCGTGATCGGCGACGAGATCCTTTCCGGCCGCACGCATGACAAGAATATCGCGCAGGTGGCAAGCTGGCTGCAGGTGCAAGGCATCCGCTTGGCCGAAGTGCGAGTGGTGCCCGACGTCGTCGAGCGAATCGTCGAGGCGGTCAACGCGCTGCGCGAACAGAACGATTACCTGTTCACCACCGGCGGGATCGGCCCAACCCATGACGACATCACCGTCGACGCCGTGGCCGAAGCGCTGGGGGTTGGGGTTATGGTTCATCCGGAAGCGCGGGCGATGCTCGAACGCTACTACGGTGGCCGTGGCCTGGAACTGACCGAAGCGCGGCTGCGCATGGCGCGCGTGCCGGAAGGTGCCGACCTTATCCCCAATCGCATGTCCGGCGCGCCGGGTATCAAGATCGGCAATCTCCACCTGATGGCTGGGGTTCCGCACATCACGGCGGGTATGCTCGATGCGTTGACGGGCACGCTCGAAGGCGGGGCGCCGCTACTAACCGAGACGATCGGTTGCTGGACGCCCGAGAGCGAAGTTGCCGACATCCTGCGCCAAGTGGAAAAGGCGCATGAGAGCTGTCAGATCGGCAGCTATCCTTTTTTCCGCGAAGGCCGCGTCGGAGCAAACTTTGTCGTCCGCTCGACCGATGCGGATGAGTTGAAGAGCTGCGTCGACAGCCTGTGCGACGGGCTGGCCACCGCCGGGTTCGACTTTACCCCCGGGGGAATCTGA
- a CDS encoding DUF2339 domain-containing protein has protein sequence MEWLFIFGLAGLVAMLWSRLDKLERRLTALDELQDVAIGQLRDLHRRGIAPPRPPEEDRPLATEPAPEVAPEPAPAPKRVTVPSVSLRRSDGESIRIEPPVPEPSAPETEPEPASAPLRERFQFDFEEIFGRRLPIWAGGVTLAVAGVFLVKYSIERGLITPLLRVIMAFVFGGGLIAGAEAAYRYRDRVADPRVAQALAGAGLATLYAGFYLAGTQYGLIGQGFAFLGLAAVTAGAIALSFRFGLPSAVLGLVGGFAAPALVGGEEANIPLLALYLGLVTGGLTFAGREQRREWMGIAALIGGLGWGAILLLAGDPGVSEIIALGLYFTVLGVLVPAFAASERFEVPIRLAAALVASVQLALLVDQGGYSMLAWGLYLLLGATLAFFGWKQPQMREGNAVAATVALLLVGMWPVQNGLEYFAVTAALTGVFALAPLVHVWRNEERTIDLLQVALVPAAMAALAYGEFGDFFADRIEVTLAAVTLALGAIPAVAAWRIWQRGKDATLAIELCVAALLAMCAIWMVSPAWLAPLAAGLVFAALFVLLRDRSELELRALVWGSAVLTALALFGLDALDIEIARLAGDPDPSLALRSMLRWAAPAAAFVVLAWHEGEKVGRQLAEGTATVFVYGALAQVLPGDALAWTAAALAGGSAFGLPDRPVARYVSIAIALLWSVDPATRWIGTGVVSLFGEPVYVDALPSLRQTALYIIPAIAGLAVLRGQAREWQGIAWRGEWLAALPALVALHIGFKQLFAIETVSAFVEQGMAERTLWESLLLAAGWILSTRFAWAGRLLIAAALAHFLLYSGLLHNPLWDRQAVGATPIANLILAAYAIAVAASLLLHGAFPDRLRPWLDGLVVTLVSFGALTLLRQAFAGNIPMEAAMTQTEDLLRSLLGILLAIGFLLLGSRRVERSWRVGSLVLMVLAVAKVFIVDAAGLEGLLRIASFMALGFSLIGIGWLYSRQLRATPTGV, from the coding sequence ATGGAATGGCTATTCATCTTCGGCCTAGCTGGCCTCGTCGCCATGCTGTGGAGCCGGCTCGACAAGCTCGAACGCCGCCTCACCGCGCTCGATGAGCTGCAGGATGTAGCAATCGGGCAACTCCGCGATTTGCACCGTCGCGGCATTGCCCCTCCAAGGCCTCCGGAAGAAGACAGGCCGCTGGCGACCGAACCGGCACCGGAAGTTGCCCCGGAACCGGCACCAGCTCCAAAGAGGGTCACGGTGCCCTCAGTCTCCCTTCGGCGCAGCGACGGGGAAAGCATCAGAATCGAGCCGCCAGTGCCGGAACCATCCGCGCCCGAGACAGAGCCCGAGCCTGCATCTGCGCCGTTGCGCGAGCGCTTCCAGTTCGACTTCGAAGAAATCTTCGGCCGCCGCCTCCCGATTTGGGCCGGCGGGGTGACGCTGGCTGTCGCCGGCGTGTTCCTCGTGAAATATTCGATCGAGCGCGGACTGATCACACCCTTGCTGCGCGTGATCATGGCCTTCGTCTTCGGCGGCGGACTCATTGCCGGTGCCGAGGCCGCCTATCGCTATCGCGACCGCGTGGCGGACCCACGCGTGGCGCAGGCATTGGCAGGGGCCGGTCTCGCAACGCTCTATGCCGGTTTCTACCTGGCAGGCACGCAATACGGGTTGATCGGGCAAGGCTTCGCCTTTCTCGGCCTGGCCGCGGTTACCGCGGGCGCGATTGCCCTGTCGTTCCGCTTTGGCCTGCCAAGCGCCGTGCTGGGGCTGGTCGGAGGTTTCGCCGCCCCCGCGCTGGTTGGTGGCGAGGAAGCGAACATTCCGCTGCTCGCACTCTACCTCGGCCTCGTCACCGGCGGCCTGACATTTGCCGGACGCGAACAGCGGCGTGAATGGATGGGCATAGCTGCCCTGATCGGCGGCCTTGGCTGGGGCGCGATCCTCCTGCTGGCCGGCGACCCGGGCGTGTCCGAAATCATTGCGCTTGGCCTCTATTTCACGGTGCTCGGGGTGCTGGTGCCCGCCTTCGCCGCATCCGAGCGTTTTGAAGTGCCGATTCGCCTTGCGGCGGCCTTGGTAGCCAGCGTCCAGCTCGCCCTGCTTGTCGATCAGGGCGGATATTCGATGCTTGCCTGGGGGCTTTACCTCCTGCTCGGCGCGACACTGGCCTTTTTCGGCTGGAAACAACCGCAGATGCGTGAGGGCAATGCGGTCGCAGCCACCGTCGCCTTGCTGCTGGTGGGAATGTGGCCAGTACAGAATGGCCTCGAATACTTCGCTGTCACCGCGGCGCTGACAGGTGTCTTCGCGCTCGCACCGCTGGTGCATGTCTGGCGCAACGAAGAGCGCACTATCGACCTATTGCAGGTTGCGCTCGTCCCGGCCGCCATGGCTGCCTTGGCCTATGGCGAGTTCGGGGACTTCTTCGCCGATCGTATCGAGGTCACACTTGCTGCGGTGACGCTTGCCCTCGGCGCAATCCCGGCTGTTGCCGCATGGCGAATATGGCAGCGTGGCAAGGACGCCACCCTCGCCATCGAGCTTTGCGTTGCGGCGCTGCTAGCGATGTGTGCCATATGGATGGTTTCGCCGGCATGGCTTGCACCGCTGGCTGCCGGGCTCGTCTTTGCTGCCCTGTTCGTCCTCCTGCGCGACCGCAGCGAACTTGAACTGCGTGCATTGGTTTGGGGAAGCGCTGTTCTGACTGCGCTCGCCCTGTTCGGCCTGGATGCGCTGGATATCGAAATCGCCCGACTGGCTGGCGATCCTGACCCTTCGCTCGCCCTGCGCAGCATGCTGCGCTGGGCGGCACCGGCTGCGGCTTTCGTGGTCCTTGCCTGGCACGAAGGCGAGAAGGTCGGACGGCAATTGGCGGAGGGCACGGCAACTGTCTTCGTCTACGGCGCCCTGGCCCAAGTCCTCCCCGGCGACGCGCTGGCATGGACTGCGGCGGCACTTGCTGGGGGATCGGCCTTCGGCCTGCCAGACAGGCCAGTGGCGCGATACGTCTCCATCGCAATCGCGCTGCTGTGGTCGGTCGACCCTGCGACACGGTGGATCGGCACTGGCGTGGTCTCGCTGTTCGGAGAGCCGGTCTACGTCGATGCCCTGCCCTCTTTGCGCCAGACCGCGCTCTATATCATCCCGGCCATTGCCGGGCTGGCTGTGCTGCGCGGGCAGGCGCGCGAATGGCAAGGGATTGCCTGGCGTGGCGAGTGGCTGGCTGCATTGCCTGCGCTGGTTGCCCTCCACATCGGCTTCAAGCAGCTCTTCGCCATCGAGACGGTGAGCGCCTTCGTGGAGCAAGGCATGGCCGAGCGTACCCTTTGGGAAAGCCTCCTGCTTGCAGCAGGCTGGATCCTCTCGACACGCTTCGCATGGGCTGGGCGGCTGCTCATCGCGGCGGCCCTCGCGCACTTCCTGCTCTACAGCGGGCTATTGCACAATCCGCTCTGGGACCGGCAGGCGGTGGGCGCGACGCCGATAGCAAACCTCATCCTCGCCGCTTACGCCATCGCCGTCGCCGCCTCCCTGCTGTTGCACGGTGCCTTCCCGGATCGCTTGCGCCCCTGGCTCGACGGGCTGGTCGTCACGCTCGTCAGCTTCGGCGCGCTAACCCTGCTGAGGCAGGCCTTTGCCGGGAACATCCCGATGGAGGCCGCAATGACCCAGACAGAAGACCTGCTGCGCTCCCTGCTCGGCATCCTCCTCGCAATCGGCTTCCTGCTGCTCGGCAGCCGCCGTGTTGAGCGTAGCTGGCGGGTCGGTTCGCTGGTCTTGATGGTGCTCGCCGTGGCCAAGGTATTCATCGTCGATGCCGCCGGGCTTGAGGGGCTATTGCGGATTGCCAGCTTCATGGCGCTGGGCTTCAGCCTGATCGGCATCGGCTGGCTCTATTCGCGCCAGCTTCGTGCCACGCCGACAGGGGTATAA
- the rplA gene encoding 50S ribosomal protein L1, with translation MAKQTKKQKIRAALDGEKLYTVTEALATLREHKSKFDETVEVAMNLGVDPRHADQMVRGMVSLPSGTGKDVKVAVFARGDNAEKALAAGADKVGAEDLMEDMQNGNLNYDRVIATPDMMGVVGRLGKVLGPKGLMPNPKLGTVTPNVEQAVKDAKAGQVEFRVEKLGIIHSGLGKLSFSDDALIANFKALTDAVVKAKPSGAKGKYVRKVTLTSSMGPGLKVDLAEVEGA, from the coding sequence ATGGCCAAGCAGACCAAGAAGCAGAAGATCCGCGCCGCGCTCGACGGCGAGAAGCTTTACACCGTCACCGAGGCACTCGCCACGCTGCGCGAGCACAAGAGCAAGTTCGACGAGACCGTCGAAGTTGCGATGAACCTCGGTGTCGACCCGCGCCACGCCGACCAGATGGTCCGCGGCATGGTGTCGCTGCCCTCGGGTACCGGCAAGGACGTCAAGGTTGCCGTCTTCGCCCGTGGCGACAACGCCGAGAAGGCGCTGGCCGCCGGTGCCGACAAGGTCGGTGCGGAAGACCTCATGGAAGACATGCAGAACGGCAACCTCAACTATGACCGCGTGATCGCCACGCCGGACATGATGGGCGTCGTCGGCCGTCTCGGTAAGGTCCTCGGCCCCAAGGGCCTGATGCCGAACCCGAAGCTCGGCACCGTGACCCCGAACGTTGAGCAGGCGGTCAAGGACGCCAAGGCCGGCCAGGTCGAGTTCCGCGTCGAAAAGCTGGGCATCATCCACTCGGGTCTCGGCAAGCTGTCGTTCTCGGACGACGCGCTGATCGCCAACTTCAAGGCGCTGACCGACGCAGTGGTCAAGGCCAAGCCGTCGGGTGCCAAGGGCAAGTATGTCCGCAAGGTCACGCTGACCAGCTCGATGGGTCCTGGCCTCAAGGTCGACCTGGCGGAGGTGGAAGGAGCCTAA
- the rplK gene encoding 50S ribosomal protein L11, which yields MAKKIDGYIKLQVPAGTANPSPPIGPALGQRGVNIMEFCKAFNAATDSLEKGMPIPTIITVYADRSFTFVTKTPPATFLIKKAAKLKSGSKEPGKVKAGTIKRSQLAEIAQTKMADLNANDIEMATRIIEGSARSMGLEVVEG from the coding sequence ATGGCCAAGAAGATCGACGGCTATATCAAGTTGCAGGTGCCCGCCGGCACCGCCAACCCGTCGCCCCCGATCGGCCCTGCGCTGGGTCAGCGCGGCGTCAACATCATGGAATTCTGCAAGGCGTTCAACGCTGCGACCGACAGCCTTGAAAAGGGCATGCCGATCCCGACGATTATCACCGTCTATGCCGACCGTTCGTTCACTTTCGTCACCAAGACCCCGCCGGCAACCTTCCTGATCAAGAAGGCCGCCAAGCTGAAGTCGGGTTCGAAGGAGCCGGGCAAGGTCAAGGCTGGCACCATTAAGCGCTCGCAGCTTGCCGAGATCGCCCAGACCAAGATGGCCGATCTCAACGCGAACGATATCGAAATGGCGACCCGCATCATCGAGGGCTCGGCCCGTTCGATGGGCCTCGAAGTGGTGGAGGGCTAA
- a CDS encoding PspA/IM30 family protein, with the protein MIHIAVRARELISSNVDALIEKAGNPVKMLQLLRTEIEESLITLNGDLGKARRRHERLLSQAQATADAAEGWTAKAKLAMDHKREDLARSALLAREDGRMKAEALRKEALDLESEIAELAEASEKLETKRAEAMARIAAVPTSDQAGDTRASGDTKAERHLDRIERMERRVDFKVEVRAEPTPATVEEEIAALQRDADLAAELAAMKTTTKPGKRKVG; encoded by the coding sequence ATGATCCATATTGCCGTGCGCGCGCGCGAACTAATCTCGAGCAACGTCGATGCCCTGATTGAAAAGGCCGGCAATCCGGTGAAAATGTTGCAGCTGCTGCGCACGGAGATCGAGGAAAGCCTGATCACGCTAAATGGCGATCTGGGCAAGGCGCGGCGGCGCCACGAACGGCTGCTGAGTCAGGCGCAGGCTACCGCGGATGCTGCCGAGGGATGGACCGCCAAGGCCAAATTGGCGATGGACCACAAGCGCGAAGACCTTGCCCGTTCTGCCCTGCTGGCCCGCGAAGATGGTCGCATGAAGGCAGAGGCTCTGCGCAAGGAGGCCTTGGATCTTGAATCTGAGATCGCCGAACTTGCCGAGGCCTCAGAGAAGTTGGAGACCAAGCGAGCCGAAGCAATGGCGCGCATTGCGGCCGTACCCACCTCAGACCAAGCTGGAGACACGCGTGCGAGCGGCGACACTAAGGCCGAACGCCATCTCGACCGCATCGAACGCATGGAGCGTCGCGTCGATTTCAAGGTCGAGGTTCGCGCCGAACCGACGCCGGCGACTGTCGAGGAGGAAATCGCCGCACTCCAACGCGATGCCGATCTCGCAGCAGAACTTGCGGCGATGAAGACGACGACTAAGCCAGGCAAGCGCAAAGTCGGCTGA
- a CDS encoding transporter has translation MNTHFARALCALVPLALAQSALAEGAAGEAVAPSGDLIVVTPVSLHPAAGLMNEHTHDGGEFMIGLRYTRSRHSGANLSGTEPIADAEILAAGYTVRAREMTMDMVMLDLMYAPNDKLTLMVMPHWMRHEMTMVGIDPMNAGAGGMDQAHHGLAFGQTMTHSTQGFGDTLVSASYRMANSPTFKAHATLGLWLPTGNIDRRNPDGTFVHYGMQSGGGTWDSEPSATVSGQLGAVGYGVQASYRWRCESRNASGFAFGDRASASGWLSYLVDNGFSLTSRLTWEHEGQILGEYSGPHKNASPSDGQENYGGSRVIAGLGANIALPFGGRDRPQIGVEFGVPLFQDLNGVQLPEDWRASVALTKTF, from the coding sequence ATGAACACGCATTTTGCGCGCGCCTTGTGCGCGCTCGTTCCGCTTGCCCTTGCCCAATCCGCGCTTGCCGAAGGGGCAGCAGGTGAGGCTGTTGCCCCCTCCGGTGATCTCATCGTGGTTACCCCTGTATCGCTTCATCCGGCCGCCGGCCTGATGAATGAACACACCCATGACGGCGGCGAATTCATGATCGGATTGCGCTACACCCGCAGTCGTCACTCAGGTGCTAACCTGTCGGGGACGGAGCCGATCGCCGACGCCGAAATCCTGGCCGCAGGCTACACGGTGCGAGCGCGGGAGATGACCATGGACATGGTCATGCTAGACCTGATGTACGCCCCCAACGACAAGCTCACGTTGATGGTCATGCCGCACTGGATGCGGCACGAAATGACCATGGTCGGGATCGATCCGATGAACGCCGGGGCGGGTGGCATGGATCAGGCGCACCACGGCCTCGCGTTCGGCCAGACCATGACCCATTCAACGCAGGGCTTCGGCGATACGCTGGTTTCGGCCAGCTACCGCATGGCCAATTCGCCGACCTTCAAGGCGCACGCGACGCTGGGTCTTTGGCTTCCCACAGGCAATATCGATCGCAGAAACCCCGATGGGACCTTCGTCCACTACGGAATGCAATCGGGAGGCGGCACCTGGGATAGCGAACCCTCGGCAACCGTTTCCGGACAGCTGGGCGCGGTCGGCTATGGTGTACAGGCGAGCTATCGCTGGCGCTGCGAGAGCAGGAACGCCAGCGGCTTCGCCTTTGGCGACCGGGCCAGTGCGTCCGGATGGTTGAGCTATCTTGTCGACAACGGCTTCAGCCTCACCAGCCGCCTGACCTGGGAACATGAAGGACAAATCCTGGGTGAATACAGCGGGCCGCACAAGAACGCCTCCCCTTCCGATGGGCAGGAGAACTATGGAGGCTCCCGTGTGATTGCAGGCCTGGGAGCCAACATCGCCCTACCCTTCGGCGGGCGTGACCGGCCGCAGATCGGGGTCGAGTTCGGCGTGCCACTTTTTCAGGACCTAAACGGCGTCCAGCTGCCGGAGGATTGGCGGGCTTCGGTCGCCCTGACCAAGACCTTCTAA
- a CDS encoding retroviral-like aspartic protease family protein produces the protein MGKVLKLAVLALLGASAPALAQDDGERSPEVSAARSPVLPPAEFDEALAIGGEQIDARKLRSRMTVDVLINGKGPYKFVVDSGADTSVIGEGLAGRLALEPGTPTLLHGVTESAIVDRVMVDELQLGPTISTALELPVLEERDLGGDGMVGLDALVEQRLMMDFEKRLITVDDGRVPEPLRDGVIVVTGRLQRGQLILTKVKAGKHRVDAVVDTGSEITIGNIALRDKLLRRGKTDFQKITVYGVTGAAIDLDFAFIKELKLGPIKLTNVPIAFADIPPFEVFGIDKEPSLLLGTDLMENFRRVSLDFHDRKVRFQLRKCEARLVVRTVTSASRLRAEERSACQE, from the coding sequence ATGGGGAAGGTTCTAAAACTCGCTGTGCTGGCACTGTTGGGCGCATCTGCTCCCGCGCTTGCACAAGACGACGGCGAGCGCTCGCCAGAGGTGTCTGCCGCGCGCTCGCCCGTTCTGCCGCCTGCCGAATTCGACGAAGCCCTGGCGATCGGTGGCGAACAAATCGATGCGCGCAAGCTGCGCAGTCGCATGACGGTGGACGTGCTGATCAACGGGAAGGGGCCATACAAGTTCGTCGTCGACAGCGGAGCCGACACTTCGGTGATAGGCGAAGGGCTGGCTGGGCGGCTCGCGCTTGAGCCGGGAACGCCGACTCTGCTCCACGGGGTTACCGAAAGCGCGATCGTCGACCGTGTCATGGTCGATGAGCTTCAGCTTGGCCCGACCATTTCGACCGCACTTGAGCTTCCCGTCCTGGAAGAACGCGATCTGGGTGGTGACGGCATGGTCGGGCTCGACGCACTGGTCGAACAGCGCTTGATGATGGATTTCGAAAAACGCCTGATCACAGTCGACGATGGACGCGTGCCCGAACCGCTGCGCGATGGAGTGATCGTGGTTACGGGTCGTCTCCAGCGCGGCCAGCTTATCCTGACCAAGGTCAAGGCCGGCAAACATCGCGTCGATGCGGTGGTCGACACGGGGAGCGAGATAACGATCGGTAACATCGCCCTGCGCGACAAGCTGCTGCGCCGCGGCAAAACCGATTTTCAGAAGATCACCGTCTATGGCGTAACCGGGGCTGCGATCGATCTGGATTTCGCGTTCATCAAGGAGCTCAAGCTGGGGCCGATCAAGCTGACCAACGTGCCGATCGCCTTCGCTGACATCCCACCCTTCGAGGTTTTCGGGATCGACAAAGAGCCGTCACTACTGCTTGGCACCGATCTGATGGAGAACTTCCGCCGCGTTTCGCTGGATTTTCATGATCGCAAGGTACGCTTCCAGCTCCGCAAGTGCGAAGCCCGGCTGGTCGTGCGGACCGTCACATCGGCGTCGCGATTGCGGGCGGAAGAGCGCAGCGCCTGCCAGGAATAG
- the nusG gene encoding transcription termination/antitermination protein NusG, with amino-acid sequence MARWYIIHAYSGFENKVRDSIISEAERLGLSEGVEAVEVPTETVTEVKRGKKVQVERKFMPGYVLAKLNMTDDVYHLVKNTPKVTGFLGTNNKPQPISDKEAARYFGGVEEAKAAPKTQVSVDYEIGDQVKVLDGPFASFNGLVEELDFDKQKVKVSVSIFGRATPVELDFEQVELVK; translated from the coding sequence ATGGCACGCTGGTACATCATCCACGCCTACTCCGGCTTCGAGAACAAGGTTCGCGACTCGATCATATCCGAGGCCGAGCGCCTGGGCCTTTCCGAAGGCGTTGAAGCGGTCGAGGTACCGACCGAGACCGTCACCGAGGTCAAGCGTGGCAAGAAGGTGCAGGTCGAGCGCAAGTTCATGCCGGGCTATGTGCTCGCAAAACTGAACATGACCGACGATGTCTACCACCTCGTCAAGAACACCCCCAAGGTGACCGGTTTCCTCGGTACCAACAACAAGCCGCAGCCGATTTCTGATAAGGAAGCTGCGCGCTATTTCGGCGGTGTGGAAGAGGCCAAGGCGGCTCCGAAGACCCAGGTCAGCGTCGATTACGAAATCGGCGACCAGGTCAAGGTGCTCGACGGCCCCTTCGCGAGCTTCAACGGCCTCGTCGAGGAACTCGACTTCGACAAGCAGAAGGTCAAGGTTTCGGTCTCGATCTTCGGTCGTGCGACCCCGGTCGAGCTGGACTTCGAGCAGGTCGAACTGGTCAAGTAA
- the secE gene encoding preprotein translocase subunit SecE → MAEQQNTKTSPAEFVNQVRAEARKVVWPSREETVRTAIFVFIMMLILGFFFLGVDSLFSAVMQWLLTLA, encoded by the coding sequence ATGGCAGAGCAGCAGAATACCAAGACTTCCCCTGCGGAATTCGTGAATCAGGTGCGCGCTGAAGCGCGCAAGGTCGTATGGCCGAGCCGCGAGGAAACGGTCCGTACCGCGATCTTCGTGTTCATCATGATGCTGATTCTCGGCTTCTTCTTCCTAGGTGTCGACTCGCTGTTCAGCGCCGTCATGCAGTGGCTGCTGACGCTGGCTTGA
- a CDS encoding flavin-containing monooxygenase — translation MVEQSGKAPAAHFDVLIVGAGISGVGSAYHLQEQCPWASYAILEMKDTFGGTWETHKYPGVRSDSDLYTFGYRFKPWIGAPIASGDEILKYMGEVIEENGIGDHIFYGHRITACSYSRDDDLWTVEATRLEDGAELRFTCNFLWMCQGYYDHEKPYIPPEWSEKGLADYKGDFVHAMQWDPDYDYAGKRVLVIGSGATAATVVPAFAEKAGHVIMLQRSPTYFFCNENKNELADRLREVGIDEPTVHRVVRQQINFDQAQMTKRCLEEPDVVFEELKEAVRQFTGKPDFEFEPHFTPKYRVWQQRLAFCPEGDVFKAAVSGKLTVVTDTIDRFTEKGVRVSSGEEIEADLIVACTGFRLLVMGGIPFSVDGQPIDWAETVTYRGVLHTGVPNSAWVMGYWRASWTLRVDMMGDFVCGLLNHMREKGVSEVEVAFPPEDEDMEILPWIESENFNPGYLMRDLDKMPRRGAKLEWRHNQDYWAERDAFPLIDLDGPEFVYSGDHPIGEARDDAEVVAA, via the coding sequence ATGGTTGAGCAATCGGGCAAAGCGCCGGCAGCGCATTTCGACGTCCTGATCGTGGGTGCGGGGATTTCGGGGGTCGGTTCGGCCTATCACCTGCAGGAACAGTGCCCTTGGGCCAGCTATGCGATCCTTGAAATGAAGGACACGTTTGGCGGTACCTGGGAAACCCACAAATACCCCGGCGTCCGGTCCGACTCCGATCTCTATACCTTCGGCTATCGTTTCAAACCGTGGATCGGCGCGCCGATCGCCAGTGGCGATGAAATCCTCAAATACATGGGCGAGGTGATCGAAGAGAACGGGATTGGGGACCATATCTTCTACGGCCACCGGATCACCGCCTGCTCCTATTCGCGCGACGACGATCTGTGGACGGTCGAGGCGACCCGGCTGGAGGATGGCGCAGAGCTGCGCTTCACCTGCAACTTCCTGTGGATGTGCCAGGGCTACTACGATCACGAGAAGCCCTACATTCCGCCCGAATGGAGCGAGAAGGGGTTGGCAGACTACAAGGGCGATTTCGTCCACGCGATGCAGTGGGACCCGGATTACGACTATGCCGGCAAGCGGGTGCTGGTGATAGGTTCGGGCGCGACTGCCGCCACCGTGGTGCCTGCCTTTGCCGAGAAAGCCGGGCATGTGATCATGCTGCAGCGCTCGCCGACCTACTTCTTCTGCAACGAGAACAAGAACGAGCTGGCCGATCGCCTGCGCGAAGTCGGAATCGACGAACCGACGGTGCATCGCGTTGTGCGCCAGCAGATCAATTTCGATCAGGCCCAGATGACCAAGCGATGCCTGGAAGAACCCGACGTAGTGTTCGAGGAACTCAAGGAAGCGGTACGGCAGTTCACCGGCAAGCCCGATTTCGAGTTCGAACCACACTTCACCCCGAAATACCGCGTGTGGCAGCAACGCCTGGCGTTCTGCCCTGAAGGTGACGTATTCAAGGCCGCAGTGTCGGGGAAGCTGACAGTGGTGACGGACACGATCGATCGCTTTACCGAAAAGGGCGTCCGAGTTTCGTCGGGCGAGGAAATCGAGGCCGACCTGATCGTCGCCTGCACCGGCTTCAGACTGCTGGTGATGGGTGGCATTCCTTTCTCTGTCGATGGCCAGCCAATCGATTGGGCTGAGACCGTGACCTATCGCGGGGTGCTTCACACGGGCGTGCCCAACTCGGCCTGGGTGATGGGCTATTGGCGCGCCAGCTGGACCTTGCGCGTCGACATGATGGGCGATTTCGTCTGCGGATTGCTCAACCACATGCGCGAGAAGGGCGTATCCGAAGTCGAGGTCGCGTTCCCGCCCGAAGACGAAGACATGGAAATCCTGCCCTGGATCGAGAGCGAGAATTTCAATCCGGGCTACCTCATGCGCGATCTGGACAAGATGCCGCGGCGCGGGGCCAAGCTCGAATGGCGCCACAACCAGGATTACTGGGCCGAGCGCGATGCCTTCCCACTCATCGATCTCGATGGTCCCGAATTCGTCTACTCGGGCGATCATCCGATCGGCGAAGCGCGGGACGATGCAGAGGTGGTCGCCGCCTGA